The following proteins come from a genomic window of bacterium:
- a CDS encoding DUF5679 domain-containing protein: MAEGYCVKCKAKKQMVNSSEITMANGRQAMKGKCPDCGTGMFKILGKKK; this comes from the coding sequence ATGGCTGAAGGTTATTGTGTTAAATGTAAAGCAAAGAAACAGATGGTTAACTCAAGTGAAATTACTATGGCAAACGGCCGTCAGGCAATGAAGGGCAAATGCCCTGATTGCGGAACGGGAATGTTCAAGATTCTCGGAAAGAAAAAATAA
- a CDS encoding peptide-binding protein, producing the protein MPQKIILLLILVFVFNNLSCSVSEPDAEHMPLDTKPASGDALVRLIHAEPGILNPILSTDVYSSDIESLMFDSLIERDPQTLEFRPLCAEKWEISRDGMEYTFSLRKGIKWDDGREMTAKDVLFSFNMIKDPSVNAPHLRNYYNDIQSVEVIGAYTVKFKYIRKYFRALEICGTMPILPEHIYNSGDFNESGLNRRPAGNGPYSFDKWKTGSEIVIKRNKNYWGDKPFIDKIIFKIITDETVALQLLKKGEIDMMSLQPLQWEKQTGAEKFLRRYDKHKYFLPNYSFIAWNLQKEPFCDVRVRQAMTHFINRKKILDKLRYGLGVIVTGPFYVNSDEYDKTVLPLEYSPSKARQLLAETGWKDTDGDGIMDKNGKKFEFEFLIPSGTDFSSKLATIIKEDFAKEGIIVEIKNLEWAVFVQNLNERNFDAVTLAWQMPVESDPYQVWHSSQAGKGSNFIGFRNDKADFLIEAIRETLDKKRRIEYCHEFHRMLNELQPYTFLFCSNSLVALNKRFMNVKVYPMGFRIIEWYVPGSMQLYSE; encoded by the coding sequence ATGCCACAGAAGATAATTTTATTGTTAATCCTGGTTTTTGTGTTTAATAATTTATCCTGCTCGGTAAGCGAGCCTGACGCTGAACATATGCCGCTTGACACGAAACCTGCTTCGGGAGATGCCCTTGTAAGGCTGATTCATGCCGAACCTGGTATATTAAATCCGATTTTAAGCACGGATGTTTATTCCAGCGATATAGAGAGCCTGATGTTTGATTCTTTAATCGAAAGGGATCCGCAGACGCTTGAATTCAGGCCGTTGTGCGCGGAAAAATGGGAAATATCCCGTGACGGCATGGAATATACTTTTTCCCTGAGAAAAGGGATAAAATGGGATGACGGGCGGGAAATGACGGCGAAAGATGTCCTCTTCTCGTTTAATATGATAAAAGACCCTTCGGTAAATGCCCCCCATCTGAGGAATTATTATAATGATATACAGTCGGTGGAAGTTATCGGCGCGTATACCGTCAAATTCAAATATATCAGGAAATATTTCAGGGCGCTTGAGATTTGCGGCACCATGCCGATACTGCCCGAGCATATTTATAATTCAGGCGATTTCAACGAGTCCGGATTAAACCGCCGTCCCGCTGGCAACGGCCCTTACTCTTTCGACAAATGGAAAACAGGCAGTGAGATAGTCATTAAAAGAAATAAAAATTACTGGGGCGATAAACCGTTTATAGACAAAATAATTTTTAAGATTATTACCGATGAAACGGTGGCCCTGCAGCTGTTGAAAAAAGGAGAGATAGACATGATGTCTCTTCAGCCCCTGCAGTGGGAAAAACAGACCGGCGCGGAAAAGTTCCTGCGCAGATATGACAAGCATAAGTATTTTCTGCCCAATTATTCGTTTATCGCATGGAACCTGCAGAAGGAACCTTTTTGTGATGTAAGAGTAAGGCAGGCGATGACCCATTTTATAAACAGAAAGAAAATTCTGGATAAGCTCAGGTATGGGTTGGGGGTTATAGTCACCGGGCCCTTTTATGTCAACAGCGATGAATATGATAAAACCGTCCTGCCTTTGGAATATTCACCGTCAAAAGCAAGGCAGCTTTTGGCGGAAACCGGCTGGAAAGATACGGACGGCGACGGCATTATGGATAAAAACGGAAAAAAATTCGAATTTGAATTTTTAATCCCCTCCGGCACGGATTTTTCATCGAAATTGGCCACCATCATCAAGGAAGATTTCGCAAAAGAAGGTATTATCGTAGAGATAAAAAACCTTGAATGGGCTGTGTTTGTGCAGAATCTCAATGAAAGAAATTTCGACGCGGTGACTCTTGCATGGCAGATGCCGGTAGAATCGGACCCTTACCAGGTCTGGCATTCTTCCCAGGCCGGCAAAGGTTCGAATTTCATCGGTTTCAGAAACGATAAAGCGGATTTTCTTATAGAAGCTATCAGGGAGACGCTGGATAAGAAGCGGAGAATAGAGTACTGCCACGAGTTTCACAGGATGCTGAACGAACTTCAGCCTTACACATTCCTGTTCTGCAGTAATTCACTGGTCGCGCTGAATAAAAGGTTTATGAACGTAAAAGTTTATCCGATGGGGTTTAGGATAATAGAGTGGTATGTTCCCGGCAGCATGCAGCTTTATTCGGAATAG
- a CDS encoding phosphoglycerate kinase: MAKLFIEDLDVKGKKVLIRVDFNVPLDDKQNITDDTRIRAALPTIKYVMDNGGRAILMSHLGRPKGQRNPEYSLEPVAKRLSELLNKNVGFANDCIGSRVQMMVGQLKEGDVLLLENLRFYPGEEKGDDSFAGELASLGDMYIDDAFGTAHRAHASMVGVTKHIKQCAAGYLLKKEIDYLGQAVENPKRPFIAIMGGAKVSDKIKVIKNLIEKVDSILIGGAMAYTFLKVKGISVGSSRVEEIIEDKKGNKINVPDLVSEILKKAHARNVSILLPVDHVIGDKFGEDANVKVVEEDKITDGWMGLDIGPETIDLYSAKIKEAKTIIWNGPMGVFEMKPFSEGTMAIARALSESDAISIVGGGDSVSAVNKSGVSDKISHISTGGGASLEYLEGKELPGIAALTDK, encoded by the coding sequence ATGGCTAAACTTTTTATTGAAGACCTGGATGTTAAGGGCAAAAAGGTTCTTATAAGAGTTGATTTCAACGTTCCTCTCGACGATAAACAGAATATCACCGATGATACGAGAATCCGCGCTGCTTTGCCGACCATAAAATATGTTATGGACAATGGCGGCAGGGCCATTCTTATGTCTCATCTGGGAAGGCCTAAAGGGCAAAGAAACCCCGAATACAGCCTTGAACCTGTCGCAAAAAGACTTTCAGAACTCCTGAATAAAAACGTCGGTTTTGCCAATGACTGTATCGGCAGCAGAGTCCAGATGATGGTCGGGCAATTGAAAGAAGGCGATGTGCTTTTGCTTGAGAACCTGAGGTTCTATCCGGGCGAGGAAAAAGGCGATGATTCTTTTGCCGGGGAACTTGCTTCGCTGGGTGATATGTATATCGATGATGCTTTCGGAACCGCGCACAGGGCTCATGCTTCCATGGTAGGCGTGACAAAACACATAAAACAGTGTGCCGCCGGGTATCTGCTTAAAAAAGAAATCGATTATCTCGGGCAGGCTGTCGAAAACCCGAAAAGGCCTTTCATCGCCATTATGGGCGGAGCGAAGGTATCGGATAAAATTAAGGTCATTAAAAACCTTATAGAAAAAGTGGATTCCATACTGATCGGCGGAGCGATGGCGTATACTTTTCTGAAGGTTAAGGGTATCTCTGTGGGAAGTTCCAGAGTCGAGGAGATTATAGAAGATAAAAAAGGAAATAAAATTAATGTTCCGGATCTTGTTTCCGAGATATTAAAGAAAGCCCATGCCAGAAATGTAAGCATACTTTTACCTGTCGACCATGTAATAGGCGATAAATTCGGTGAGGACGCGAATGTAAAGGTGGTTGAAGAAGATAAAATAACGGACGGCTGGATGGGACTTGATATAGGGCCTGAGACAATAGATTTGTATTCCGCGAAAATCAAGGAAGCGAAAACCATCATATGGAACGGACCTATGGGTGTTTTTGAAATGAAACCTTTCTCCGAAGGAACGATGGCGATCGCCAGGGCTTTATCTGAATCGGATGCGATATCCATTGTCGGAGGGGGAGATTCTGTCTCCGCTGTGAATAAAAGCGGCGTAAGCGACAAGATTTCACATATATCTACGGGCGGCGGGGCGTCGCTTGAATATCTCGAGGGAAAAGAGTTGCCGGGTATAGCGGCGCTGACCGATAAATAA
- a CDS encoding ABC transporter ATP-binding protein, giving the protein MSMSLLSVKNLKTYFYTSEGVVKAVDDISFDIQKGEILSIVGESGCGKSITALSILNLVPGPGAVAGGEILYNGKDLLKLKEKDIRKIRGKEISMVFQEPMTSLNPVFTVGNQVAEVFAVHSGFGGRKAKDSTVQMFKKVRIPDPERIFDSYPHQLSGGMQQRVMIAMALACGPSILIADEPTTALDVTIQAQILDLICSLKKDFSMSVLFITHDLGIVSDIADRIHVMYSGKIAEKGLVKKVISEPAHPYTRGLLDSLPKLGRNKEKLNVIPGQVPSPLTQIKGCKFHPRCPRVVERCLVEEPGLFDLDGGGCAACFNPVPPRKIK; this is encoded by the coding sequence ATGTCCATGTCCCTGCTTTCTGTAAAAAATCTTAAAACCTACTTCTATACTTCCGAAGGCGTGGTAAAGGCTGTAGATGATATCAGTTTTGATATTCAAAAAGGGGAGATACTTTCTATTGTGGGGGAATCCGGCTGCGGAAAAAGTATCACTGCTCTGTCTATCCTGAATTTAGTGCCCGGTCCGGGGGCGGTAGCGGGAGGTGAAATCCTGTATAACGGAAAAGACCTGTTGAAGTTGAAAGAGAAAGATATAAGGAAAATACGCGGCAAAGAGATCTCCATGGTGTTTCAGGAGCCCATGACTTCTCTGAACCCTGTTTTTACCGTGGGAAACCAGGTTGCGGAAGTTTTTGCGGTCCATAGCGGATTCGGCGGGAGGAAGGCAAAAGACTCAACTGTACAAATGTTTAAGAAGGTCAGGATTCCGGATCCTGAGAGGATCTTTGACTCTTACCCGCACCAGTTGTCCGGCGGGATGCAGCAGAGGGTTATGATAGCAATGGCGCTTGCGTGCGGGCCTTCCATACTGATTGCCGACGAACCGACCACTGCTCTTGACGTAACGATTCAGGCGCAGATCCTGGACCTTATCTGTTCTTTAAAAAAAGATTTTTCCATGAGCGTGCTTTTTATAACACATGACCTTGGGATTGTTTCGGATATCGCGGACCGTATTCATGTCATGTACTCCGGGAAAATAGCGGAAAAAGGTCTTGTTAAAAAAGTTATTTCGGAACCGGCTCATCCGTATACAAGAGGATTGCTTGACTCTCTCCCGAAACTTGGCCGGAATAAAGAAAAACTTAATGTTATTCCCGGGCAGGTGCCGAGTCCTCTTACACAAATTAAAGGGTGTAAATTCCATCCCAGGTGTCCGCGGGTTGTGGAAAGATGCCTGGTTGAAGAACCCGGACTTTTTGATTTGGACGGCGGCGGGTGCGCCGCCTGTTTTAATCCCGTTCCTCCAAGGAAAATCAAATGA
- a CDS encoding ABC transporter permease, with protein sequence MKTGYLYGIWLRFRKNKLALSGLFLVIWISLIAVAAPLLSNDVPLFAIKSSGKFVFPFLNRKIFSEKEEYVFRLNPPISFSPTEYNLDEVLEAPSRKHIFGTDDRGRDVASRLLYGSRISLSVGFVAVSIYVLIGVLLGSFAGYFGRFADALISRVIEIVICFPAFFLIITIIAYLPSSIYNIMIVIGVTGWPGVARLVRGEILKIKSIEYIQSARTVGVSSMRIIFRHILPNAIGPVLVSATFGVAGAILIESSLSFLGFGVQPPTPSWGEILSQAKQYLSWWLVLFPGIAIFITVTAFNLVGEGVRDAIDPK encoded by the coding sequence ATGAAAACAGGATATTTATACGGTATCTGGTTGAGGTTCAGGAAAAATAAACTGGCCCTGTCAGGATTGTTTTTGGTTATATGGATAAGTTTAATTGCGGTTGCAGCCCCTCTCCTGTCTAATGATGTGCCGCTTTTCGCCATAAAATCTTCCGGCAAATTCGTATTCCCTTTCCTGAACAGGAAAATATTTTCTGAAAAAGAAGAATATGTTTTCAGGTTAAACCCCCCGATTAGTTTCAGTCCCACAGAGTATAACCTTGATGAAGTGCTTGAGGCGCCCTCCCGAAAACATATATTCGGCACGGATGACAGGGGAAGAGATGTTGCCAGCAGGCTTCTTTACGGCAGCAGGATATCTCTATCCGTGGGGTTTGTCGCGGTATCTATCTATGTTTTGATAGGAGTGCTGCTGGGTTCTTTTGCGGGTTATTTCGGCAGGTTTGCCGATGCTTTGATTTCCCGTGTTATAGAAATAGTCATCTGTTTCCCTGCTTTTTTCCTTATAATAACGATAATAGCATACCTGCCTTCCAGCATTTATAACATAATGATAGTCATAGGAGTGACAGGCTGGCCCGGTGTCGCGAGGCTTGTAAGGGGAGAAATATTAAAAATAAAAAGTATTGAGTATATCCAATCAGCCAGGACTGTGGGTGTCTCATCCATGCGCATAATTTTCAGGCACATATTACCCAATGCCATAGGCCCTGTGCTTGTTTCCGCCACATTCGGCGTTGCCGGCGCGATATTGATTGAGTCAAGCCTGAGTTTTCTCGGTTTTGGCGTTCAGCCTCCTACTCCTTCATGGGGTGAGATACTTTCGCAGGCGAAGCAATATCTGTCATGGTGGCTGGTATTATTCCCGGGGATAGCGATTTTTATAACAGTCACGGCCTTCAACCTGGTAGGGGAAGGCGTAAGAGACGCGATAGATCCCAAATGA
- a CDS encoding nucleoside-diphosphate kinase, which yields MKSRTGGVIARLLGRSNLELVACRMFAPNEEMVNEFCEVIMGDSKSGRQIRDHIVGYLQNNYIKHPNSKMHNRVMFLLFKGENAVNKIRKVVGPLVHKSISGETIRDTYGDYIKDAKGNITYFEPAVLVPPDAKNAEKRLKIWAKYSKKNGGLLEKTIKYKNRKNVQKTLVLIKPDNFRGPSHKAGNIIDLFSKTGLYIIGAKLVNLSLKEAEEFYGPVRKVLAEKLQTRIKERIKKAIETEFGFRAPDACLDKVTNEISNINAENEFNNIIYFMTGIDRRNPEVLKNKDRKGKVKCLALVYQGKEAVQKIRNQLGSTDPTKAEWATVRREFGQNVMENTAHASDSPLNAEREMRIIDIDKDDIGQIVRDFYGKKKK from the coding sequence ATGAAATCAAGAACCGGCGGTGTAATCGCAAGGCTGCTCGGAAGAAGCAATCTTGAATTGGTTGCCTGCAGAATGTTTGCGCCGAACGAAGAAATGGTTAATGAATTCTGTGAGGTCATAATGGGTGATTCCAAAAGCGGCAGACAAATCAGGGATCATATAGTCGGTTATCTTCAGAATAATTATATAAAACACCCCAATTCGAAAATGCATAACAGGGTGATGTTCCTGCTTTTTAAAGGCGAGAATGCCGTCAATAAAATAAGAAAAGTTGTGGGGCCGCTGGTGCATAAATCCATTTCCGGCGAAACGATACGCGATACCTATGGTGATTACATCAAAGACGCGAAAGGCAACATTACTTATTTTGAACCCGCTGTCCTTGTTCCGCCCGACGCTAAAAATGCTGAAAAAAGGCTAAAAATATGGGCGAAATACTCAAAGAAAAACGGCGGACTTCTTGAAAAAACGATAAAATACAAGAACAGGAAAAATGTTCAGAAAACACTTGTGCTGATTAAACCGGATAATTTCAGAGGGCCGAGCCATAAGGCGGGCAACATTATAGACCTTTTTTCGAAGACCGGATTGTATATTATTGGGGCAAAGCTTGTTAACCTCAGCTTAAAAGAAGCGGAGGAATTTTACGGCCCTGTCAGGAAAGTATTGGCGGAAAAACTGCAAACAAGGATTAAAGAGCGGATCAAAAAAGCCATAGAAACGGAATTTGGCTTCAGAGCACCGGATGCGTGCCTTGATAAAGTTACAAATGAAATCAGCAATATCAATGCTGAAAACGAATTCAACAATATTATTTATTTCATGACCGGTATAGACAGGCGAAATCCTGAAGTGCTGAAAAACAAGGATCGGAAAGGGAAAGTTAAATGCCTCGCGCTTGTATATCAGGGAAAGGAAGCGGTTCAGAAAATAAGGAATCAGCTTGGATCGACTGACCCGACAAAAGCCGAATGGGCGACCGTAAGGCGGGAATTCGGCCAAAACGTAATGGAAAATACCGCTCATGCTTCTGATTCCCCGTTAAATGCGGAGAGGGAGATGAGAATAATAGATATAGACAAAGATGATATTGGTCAAATAGTCAGAGATTTTTATGGAAAGAAAAAGAAATAA
- a CDS encoding ABC transporter permease has protein sequence MRDYILRRLLLIIPTYIGITLVTFIIIQLAPGSPVSQKLGIGESLKDNAVNKEIIEQTKQLYGLDKPLPVQYMRWFKRSVSFDFGNSYKDNRPVMEKISERIPVTLQINIISILVIYLISIPIGVFSSIEHNSLPDKLLTLFIFILYSLPNFWVAILLITFLGGGDYLNIFPIYGLNSYGIEKAGFFNFVIDRLWHLFLPVLCLSYGGLAVLSRYAKVGMLDVIRQDYILTARAKGLSEKTVIFKHALRNSLIPIVTLLGGLLPAMLGGSVIIESIFSIPGMGKLGFESILARDYPTIMGIASIAALLTLVGFLISDILYAVVDPRISYE, from the coding sequence ATGAGAGATTATATTTTAAGGCGGCTGTTATTGATAATACCGACTTACATCGGCATTACCCTTGTGACATTCATCATTATACAATTGGCTCCGGGCAGCCCCGTTTCACAGAAGCTCGGCATAGGGGAATCACTGAAAGATAATGCGGTAAACAAAGAAATAATTGAGCAGACAAAACAGCTTTACGGTCTGGATAAGCCCCTTCCGGTCCAGTATATGAGATGGTTCAAGAGAAGTGTTTCTTTTGATTTCGGAAATTCCTACAAGGATAACAGGCCTGTAATGGAAAAGATTTCCGAGAGAATTCCGGTTACCCTTCAGATAAACATTATTTCAATTCTTGTCATCTACCTGATATCAATACCGATAGGCGTCTTTTCTTCGATAGAGCATAATTCCCTTCCGGACAAATTGCTGACGCTTTTTATTTTCATACTTTATTCACTGCCTAATTTCTGGGTTGCCATTCTTCTGATTACTTTTTTGGGCGGCGGAGATTATCTGAATATTTTTCCGATTTACGGTTTGAACTCATACGGCATAGAAAAAGCGGGTTTTTTCAACTTTGTCATTGACCGGTTATGGCACCTGTTCCTTCCCGTGTTGTGTTTGTCATATGGCGGGCTTGCCGTTTTATCGAGATATGCTAAAGTCGGGATGCTGGATGTAATAAGGCAGGATTATATACTTACCGCCAGAGCAAAAGGACTTTCGGAAAAAACGGTGATATTCAAGCATGCGCTGAGGAATTCCCTGATACCGATTGTAACATTGCTTGGAGGCCTTTTGCCTGCAATGCTTGGCGGAAGCGTTATTATCGAATCGATATTTTCGATTCCAGGTATGGGCAAGCTGGGTTTTGAATCCATACTGGCGCGAGACTATCCGACGATAATGGGGATAGCTTCGATTGCCGCCTTGCTTACGCTTGTAGGGTTTTTAATATCGGATATTCTTTATGCTGTAGTTGACCCGAGGATTTCATACGAATGA
- the tpiA gene encoding triose-phosphate isomerase — protein sequence MRKPIIAGNWKLYKTISEAVEFVSELREKVKGINDVDIVVCPPFTAVSKVADVLKGSNVKVGAQDAYWEEQGAFTGEVSPSMIKEAGCSYVILGHSERRAMFGDTNETVNKKLKAVLHTGLTPIVCVGEKLEEREKGITKDIVKDQIQGSLQGLKKEEMLKAVIAYEPVWAIGTGKTATPEQAQEVHSYIRELLSDLFGGEVAESVRIQYGGSIKPDNIKKLMSQKDIDGGLVGGASLKVDSFEKLIKYQEV from the coding sequence ATGCGTAAGCCTATTATAGCCGGAAACTGGAAGCTTTATAAAACTATTTCTGAAGCTGTTGAATTCGTTTCTGAACTCAGGGAAAAGGTTAAAGGAATAAACGATGTTGATATTGTTGTCTGCCCGCCTTTCACGGCTGTTTCGAAGGTGGCGGATGTCCTGAAAGGTTCGAATGTCAAAGTAGGGGCGCAGGATGCGTACTGGGAAGAGCAAGGAGCTTTTACGGGAGAGGTTTCCCCGTCAATGATAAAAGAAGCGGGATGTTCGTATGTTATCCTCGGGCATTCCGAAAGAAGGGCAATGTTTGGAGATACCAATGAAACGGTTAACAAAAAGCTGAAAGCGGTGTTACATACAGGTTTAACCCCTATAGTTTGTGTGGGCGAGAAACTGGAAGAGCGCGAAAAGGGGATAACAAAAGATATTGTCAAAGATCAAATTCAGGGATCTCTTCAGGGATTGAAAAAGGAAGAGATGCTGAAGGCGGTTATTGCGTATGAGCCGGTTTGGGCTATAGGAACCGGCAAAACCGCGACACCGGAGCAGGCGCAGGAGGTTCATTCTTATATAAGGGAGCTTTTATCTGATTTATTCGGTGGCGAGGTTGCTGAATCTGTCCGTATCCAGTATGGCGGAAGCATAAAACCCGATAATATCAAAAAGCTGATGTCACAGAAAGATATTGACGGCGGCCTTGTAGGCGGAGCAAGCTTAAAAGTTGATTCATTCGAAAAATTAATTAAATACCAAGAGGTATAA
- a CDS encoding PDZ domain-containing protein, giving the protein MTRLRFTLIFCFLTLWAASSGADVVHLKNGGRQMGIIVDKYADRIVLSIPEGEVEIMMDQVKNIVYDDPENNYMMLASKYEERKDYEKAITYYNMALELKSDLREAKDAISRINDIVDTKRQRKEELLAKLREKKEQLLKMREEQETILRNNVGFNIEKEGDDFRINDVISESEASKTGIQNGDFLVGVWDKATKYMPREEVIKLLSGSEGSKINIIVQKEIKPRSEEINWGTRSFKGIGASLSMETEGLTVISVMPGKPADLAGLKPLDLIISINQEPTRYMPMEEAIKNISNSQGQTIDLIINRRVELMRGPDLSNESNNSSLNKKETGAGSSL; this is encoded by the coding sequence ATGACAAGATTGAGATTTACTTTGATTTTTTGTTTTCTCACCCTATGGGCCGCTTCTTCCGGTGCCGATGTCGTCCATCTTAAAAACGGCGGCAGACAGATGGGTATTATCGTAGATAAATATGCCGATCGTATAGTTTTGTCCATTCCTGAAGGCGAAGTCGAAATAATGATGGACCAGGTCAAAAACATAGTGTATGACGACCCTGAAAATAATTATATGATGCTGGCCTCGAAATATGAAGAACGCAAGGACTACGAAAAAGCTATTACTTATTATAATATGGCGCTCGAGTTAAAATCCGACCTCAGGGAAGCAAAAGACGCGATAAGCAGAATCAATGATATCGTCGATACAAAAAGGCAACGGAAAGAAGAGCTTCTCGCCAAATTAAGAGAAAAAAAAGAACAGCTCCTCAAGATGCGCGAAGAACAGGAAACAATCCTCAGGAACAATGTCGGTTTTAATATCGAAAAAGAAGGCGATGATTTCAGGATAAACGATGTAATATCCGAATCCGAAGCCTCAAAAACAGGCATACAAAACGGAGATTTCCTTGTAGGCGTGTGGGATAAAGCCACTAAATATATGCCACGCGAAGAGGTTATCAAGCTCCTTTCCGGTTCCGAAGGCTCAAAAATAAACATAATCGTGCAAAAAGAAATCAAGCCGCGGAGCGAAGAAATAAACTGGGGCACAAGGTCTTTCAAAGGCATAGGCGCTTCTTTGAGCATGGAAACCGAAGGGCTCACGGTTATCAGCGTTATGCCCGGGAAACCGGCTGACCTGGCAGGACTCAAGCCTCTGGACCTTATAATATCCATTAACCAGGAACCTACAAGGTACATGCCCATGGAAGAAGCCATAAAAAATATTTCCAACTCGCAGGGCCAGACAATAGATTTGATTATCAACAGAAGGGTTGAGTTAATGAGAGGGCCAGATCTTTCTAACGAAAGCAATAATTCTTCTTTAAATAAAAAAGAAACCGGTGCGGGATCTTCTCTTTGA
- the secG gene encoding preprotein translocase subunit SecG, with protein MFTFLLSVHVLLCIALVVIVLLQAGKGQGLAGLFGAGGGTQTIFGSRAGDILTKFTTVVAVLWMLISVSLAVMSSKRSGTFASKIEAEAAKTVKETPLQQDSKPE; from the coding sequence ATGTTTACTTTTCTTTTATCTGTGCATGTTTTGTTGTGTATAGCTTTGGTTGTTATTGTGTTACTGCAGGCCGGAAAAGGGCAGGGTTTGGCCGGACTTTTCGGCGCGGGAGGCGGAACTCAGACTATTTTCGGCTCCAGAGCGGGAGATATACTGACGAAGTTTACGACTGTCGTAGCGGTTTTATGGATGCTTATAAGTGTTTCCCTCGCAGTCATGAGCTCCAAAAGGAGCGGGACATTTGCCTCGAAGATAGAAGCCGAGGCCGCAAAAACCGTAAAGGAAACGCCGCTGCAGCAGGACAGTAAGCCCGAATAA
- a CDS encoding dipeptide ABC transporter ATP-binding protein — protein MKEILKTEGLKKYFPVKKGVFSRIAGYVKAVDFVSLTINKGKVVGLVGESGCGKTTLGRTIIKLYEPTAGRIVFDDIDITSMSRKLMRPLRKRIQYIFQDPYSSLNPRMTVMDIVGEGPVIHNIVKNSDQKRKLVENILNKVGLSREHADRYPHEFSGGQRQRIGIARSMALNPELIICDEPISALDVSIQAQIINLLVDLKNEFGISYLFISHDLKVVEHISDDVAVMYMGRLVEYASASMLYSEPLHPYTLALIDAIPVIDKKTNSKKIFLQGDVPSPMNPPAGCPFHTRCAECVDRCKKEIPELREVRKGHKVACHRR, from the coding sequence ATGAAAGAAATTTTAAAAACAGAAGGCCTGAAAAAATATTTTCCTGTTAAAAAAGGGGTTTTTTCCAGGATTGCCGGTTATGTGAAAGCGGTTGATTTTGTCAGCTTAACGATAAACAAAGGTAAAGTTGTTGGATTGGTCGGGGAATCGGGATGCGGGAAAACAACACTCGGAAGGACCATTATAAAATTATATGAGCCGACTGCCGGAAGGATTGTTTTTGATGACATTGACATTACCTCTATGTCCCGAAAACTGATGAGACCCCTGAGAAAAAGGATCCAGTATATTTTCCAGGACCCGTATTCTTCTTTGAATCCGAGAATGACCGTCATGGATATCGTGGGAGAAGGGCCTGTTATACACAATATCGTTAAAAATTCCGATCAAAAGAGAAAACTTGTAGAAAACATATTAAATAAAGTCGGTTTATCCAGAGAACATGCTGACAGGTATCCTCATGAGTTCAGCGGAGGGCAGCGCCAGAGAATAGGTATTGCCAGGTCAATGGCGCTGAATCCTGAGCTCATTATCTGCGATGAGCCGATTTCCGCTTTAGACGTGTCTATCCAGGCGCAGATAATAAATCTTCTGGTGGATTTAAAGAATGAATTTGGTATTTCCTACCTGTTTATTTCCCACGACCTTAAAGTCGTGGAACATATCAGCGACGATGTTGCGGTTATGTACATGGGCAGGCTGGTTGAGTATGCTTCCGCCTCAATGCTTTACAGCGAACCCCTTCATCCTTACACGCTCGCTCTTATAGACGCTATACCGGTTATAGACAAGAAAACCAACTCGAAGAAAATTTTTCTTCAGGGTGATGTTCCTTCTCCGATGAATCCGCCGGCAGGCTGTCCGTTCCATACAAGGTGCGCGGAATGCGTTGACAGATGCAAAAAAGAGATACCCGAATTAAGAGAAGTGAGAAAGGGGCATAAAGTAGCATGCCACAGAAGATAA